The genome window CAATTGTTTCGTACAACTCAGCTTTTTCATCATCAGACATTCCGTCTAATTTTCCTAATTCTTCAGAAATCTCTTTTGCAGTATTGTAAACTTCTTGCATCAAATCATCTGCATCAACAACAGTTCCTTCACGCGATTTCATTTTTCCGTTTGGTAAATCAACCATTCCGTAAGACAAGTGATGTAAAGCATCAGCCCAAGAATAACCTAATTTTTTCAAGATTAAGAATAAAACTTTGAAGTGATAATCTTGCTCATTTCCTACAACATACGTTAATTCTTCTAACGTTGGATTATTTTTGAAACGCTCTACTGCAGTTCCCAAATCTTGCGTGATATAAACTGAAGTTCCGTCCGAACGTAAAACTAATTTTTCATCCAAACCTTCTGCAGTCAAATCAATCCAAACAGAACCATCTTCTCTTTTGTAGAAAACACCTTTGTTTAAACCTTCTTCAACAATATCTTTTCCTAAAATATAGGTATTTGATTCGTATAAATATTCGTCAAAAGCAACACCAAGACGTTTGTACGTTTTCGCGAAACCATCATACACCCAACCGTTCATTTTTTGCCAAAGCTCAATAACTTTTGGTTCATGTGCTTCCCATTGACGCAGCATTTCTTGTGCTTCTAAGAAAATTGGAGCTTCTTTTTTCGCTTCATCTTCAGTTTTTCCTTGTGCTTCTAATTCTTTGATTTCTTGACGATAGTGTTTGTCAAATTCCACATAATATTTTCCTACCAAATGGTCGCCTTTCATATTTGCAGATTCTGGCGTTTCACCATTTCCAAATTTTTCCCAAGCAATCATCGATTTACAAATGTGAATACCACGATCGTTGATAATTTGTGTTTTAATCACATTATTTCCTGCTGCTTCAATGATTTGAGAAACCGAAAATCCTAACAAATTATTACGGACATGTCCTAAATGCAAAGGTTTGTTTGTATTTGGCGATGAATATTCTACCATTACCGTTCTCGAATTTTCATCAACTTTTGTAATTCCAAAAGTTGAATTTTGAGCATTTTGAGTAAAATTTTCTAAAAATTCTACTGAACTTAAACTCATATTCAAGAAACCTTTTACAACATTAAACGCTGTAATTTTATTATTTTCAACCAAATTTTCACCGATTTTAGAACCGATTTCTTCTGGTTTACCTTTCAAAGTTCTGATTAATGGGAAAACAACCAATGTATAATCACCTTCAAACTCTTTCCTTGTAAACTGAATTTCAACAGATTCAGGGTTAATTTGATAAACGTTTTGAATCGCTTCTAAAACATTCTGCGTGATGTATTGTTTTAAACTCATTTTATTCCTTTTTACTTAATCGAAATGCAAAAGTACGAAGTTTCAACGAATTTGAACGGATTGCACATTGAG of Empedobacter falsenii contains these proteins:
- the argS gene encoding arginine--tRNA ligase translates to MSLKQYITQNVLEAIQNVYQINPESVEIQFTRKEFEGDYTLVVFPLIRTLKGKPEEIGSKIGENLVENNKITAFNVVKGFLNMSLSSVEFLENFTQNAQNSTFGITKVDENSRTVMVEYSSPNTNKPLHLGHVRNNLLGFSVSQIIEAAGNNVIKTQIINDRGIHICKSMIAWEKFGNGETPESANMKGDHLVGKYYVEFDKHYRQEIKELEAQGKTEDEAKKEAPIFLEAQEMLRQWEAHEPKVIELWQKMNGWVYDGFAKTYKRLGVAFDEYLYESNTYILGKDIVEEGLNKGVFYKREDGSVWIDLTAEGLDEKLVLRSDGTSVYITQDLGTAVERFKNNPTLEELTYVVGNEQDYHFKVLFLILKKLGYSWADALHHLSYGMVDLPNGKMKSREGTVVDADDLMQEVYNTAKEISEELGKLDGMSDDEKAELYETIAMGALKYYILKVDPKKRILFDPKESVDFNGNTGPFIQYTFARIQSLLRKESPKEFDVNAIELNDAEKEIIRALYDFEDTIEKAATEMSPALIANYVYELVKLFNSFYQNNPILKNEDENVKNFRLYLSQWVANTIQNSLRLLGIGVPERM